From Serinicoccus profundi, the proteins below share one genomic window:
- a CDS encoding aspartate carbamoyltransferase catalytic subunit, with translation MKHLLSIADLSSEEITAILDTAVSMHEVQDRQVKKLPTLRGRTIINFFFEDSTRTRASFEIAGKWMSADTINLTGKGTSVSKGESLRDTVLTIDAMGVDMMIIRHPASGAPAQVADWTNCSIVNAGDGTHEHPSQALLDAYTLRRALGGDLEGRHVAIVGDLTHSRVLRSNLLCLRALGAHVTLVAPPTLMPSGIAGWAAADGFDTSYDLDEVLPQVDAVMMLRVQRERMSGGYFPTAREYAVTYGLTARRLGLLQEHAVICHPGPMNRGLEISADAADAARSLVLDQVSAGVAVRMSILYHLLAGEGDAQ, from the coding sequence GTGAAGCACCTGCTCTCGATCGCCGACCTGTCCTCCGAGGAGATCACCGCCATTCTCGACACCGCGGTCTCCATGCACGAGGTGCAGGACCGCCAGGTCAAGAAGCTCCCGACGCTGCGCGGCCGCACGATCATCAACTTCTTCTTCGAGGACTCCACCCGCACCCGCGCGTCCTTCGAGATCGCCGGCAAGTGGATGAGCGCCGACACGATCAACCTCACCGGTAAGGGCACGTCGGTCTCCAAGGGGGAGTCGCTGCGCGACACCGTCCTCACCATCGACGCCATGGGCGTGGACATGATGATCATCCGTCACCCCGCCAGCGGCGCCCCGGCGCAGGTCGCCGACTGGACGAACTGCTCGATCGTCAACGCCGGCGACGGCACGCACGAGCACCCGAGCCAGGCCCTCCTCGACGCCTACACCCTGCGCCGCGCGCTCGGTGGCGACCTCGAGGGCCGGCACGTCGCGATCGTCGGTGACCTCACCCACTCCCGGGTCCTGCGCTCCAACCTCCTGTGTCTGCGCGCGCTGGGCGCGCACGTCACCCTGGTGGCGCCGCCCACGCTCATGCCGAGCGGCATCGCCGGCTGGGCCGCGGCGGACGGCTTCGACACCTCCTACGACCTCGACGAGGTCCTCCCGCAGGTGGACGCGGTGATGATGCTCCGCGTCCAGCGCGAGCGGATGTCCGGGGGCTACTTCCCGACCGCCCGGGAGTATGCCGTGACCTACGGCCTCACCGCCCGTCGCCTGGGCCTGCTGCAGGAGCACGCCGTCATCTGCCACCCGGGCCCGATGAACCGCGGTCTGGAGATCTCCGCGGACGCGGCCGACGCGGCGCGCTCGCTGGTGCTCGACCAGGTCAGCGCCGGGGTGGCGGTCCGCATGTCCATCCTCTACCACCTCCTCGCCGGGGAAGGAGACGCACAGTGA
- the pyrR gene encoding bifunctional pyr operon transcriptional regulator/uracil phosphoribosyltransferase PyrR, whose translation MSPARERDAAPPAGAPRTTGGREVLTPDDIQRALKRIAHEILEGNKGPDDLVLLGIPTRGVPLAHRLAASIAAVEGTDVPTGSLDITMYRDDLRTQPTRAPEPMKVPAGGVDGKVVVLVDDVLYSGRTVRAALDSLADLGRPSVVRLAVLVDRGHRDLPIRADYVGKNLPTSRSERVMVRLADGDGTEGVWIA comes from the coding sequence ATGAGCCCTGCCCGTGAACGAGACGCCGCTCCCCCCGCGGGAGCGCCTCGGACCACCGGAGGACGTGAGGTCCTCACCCCCGACGACATCCAGCGGGCGCTCAAGCGCATCGCGCACGAGATCCTCGAGGGCAACAAGGGGCCCGACGACCTCGTCCTGCTGGGGATCCCGACCCGCGGCGTGCCGCTCGCCCACCGCCTCGCCGCGTCCATCGCGGCCGTCGAGGGGACCGACGTGCCCACCGGGTCGTTGGACATCACGATGTACCGCGACGACCTGCGCACCCAGCCCACCCGGGCGCCCGAGCCGATGAAGGTCCCCGCCGGCGGCGTGGACGGCAAGGTCGTGGTGCTCGTCGACGACGTGCTCTACTCCGGCCGGACCGTGCGGGCGGCGCTCGACAGCCTCGCCGACCTCGGTCGTCCCTCGGTCGTCCGGCTGGCGGTGCTCGTCGACCGCGGTCACCGCGACCTGCCGATCCGCGCGGACTACGTCGGCAAGAACCTCCCCACCTCGCGCTCGGAGCGCGTCATGGTGCGGCTGGCCGACGGGGACGGCACCGAGGGGGTGTGGATCGCGTGA
- the nusB gene encoding transcription antitermination factor NusB, which translates to MAARTRARKRALELLFEAEQRGINVGELLESRIATPTTQHALPDYTVEIVRGVIFHWSQIEEILATWSQGWSLERMAAVDRAALRVGAWEILWNDEVPDMVAVSEAVELVGRMSTDDSPSFVNGLLARIAEVKHTLV; encoded by the coding sequence GTGGCCGCACGCACCCGGGCACGCAAGCGGGCCCTGGAGCTGCTCTTCGAGGCCGAGCAGCGGGGGATCAACGTCGGTGAGCTCCTGGAGTCCCGGATCGCGACGCCGACCACCCAGCACGCCCTGCCGGACTACACCGTCGAGATCGTGCGGGGCGTGATCTTCCACTGGTCGCAGATCGAGGAGATCCTCGCCACCTGGTCCCAGGGCTGGAGCCTGGAGCGGATGGCCGCGGTCGACCGCGCCGCCCTCCGGGTCGGGGCCTGGGAGATCCTCTGGAACGACGAGGTGCCCGACATGGTCGCGGTCTCCGAGGCGGTCGAGCTCGTCGGGCGGATGAGCACCGACGACTCACCGAGCTTCGTCAACGGTCTGCTCGCCCGCATCGCCGAGGTCAAGCACACCCTCGTCTGA
- the efp gene encoding elongation factor P, which translates to MASTNDLKNGMVLDMDNGLWQVLEFQHVKPGKGPAFVRTKLKNVLTNKIVDKTFNAGTKVETATVDRSDYQYLYNDGTDYIFMDEKTYEQVPVSPEAMGTTANYLLENNRAMIAQHEGRVLYVELPPSVVLEITHTDPGLQGDRSTGGTKPATLETGAEIQVPLFLESGTKVKVDTRDGSYLGRVN; encoded by the coding sequence GTGGCAAGCACGAACGACCTGAAGAACGGCATGGTCCTCGACATGGACAACGGGCTGTGGCAGGTGCTGGAGTTCCAGCACGTCAAGCCCGGCAAGGGCCCGGCCTTCGTCCGCACCAAGCTCAAGAACGTCCTCACCAACAAGATCGTGGACAAGACGTTCAACGCGGGCACCAAGGTGGAGACGGCCACGGTCGACCGCTCGGACTACCAGTACCTCTACAACGACGGTACCGACTACATCTTCATGGATGAGAAGACCTACGAGCAGGTCCCGGTGAGCCCCGAGGCCATGGGCACCACGGCCAACTACCTCCTCGAGAACAACCGGGCCATGATCGCCCAGCACGAGGGTCGTGTCCTCTATGTCGAGCTGCCCCCCTCGGTGGTGCTCGAGATCACCCACACCGACCCCGGCCTGCAGGGCGACCGGTCCACGGGTGGCACCAAGCCGGCCACGCTGGAGACCGGCGCGGAGATCCAGGTCCCGCTGTTCCTCGAGTCCGGCACCAAGGTCAAGGTCGACACCCGCGACGGGTCCTACCTCGGCCGCGTGAACTGA
- a CDS encoding FMN-binding glutamate synthase family protein, whose product MTSWTRLAAALPAAGLAALAAHDLLQKKHAILRTFPVIGHARYAVEKIGPELRQYIVAGDNEERPFSRDQRRWVYASSKQENPYFGFGTDNDIEHDEGYAILKHATFAEVAPSVDPHAGESTDLPCAKVLGAARGRARAFRPRSAINVSAMSYGSLSGPAIEALNRGCREAGALHNTGEGGISVHHQHGADLVFQIGTAYFGCRDDRGRFDLSRLKDLVSANPVRALEVKLSQGAKPGLGGLLPKDKITEEIAGIRGISRDRDCHSPSRHAEFSDIDSMLDFVELLAAETGLPVGIKSAVGDQRMWSDLARAMDGGARGVDFITVDGGEGGTGAAPLPFADSVALPFRVGFPRVYAEFARRGIAQDVVFVGGGKLGLPTNAAVAFALGVDLCHVAREAMLSIGCIQAQRCHDDHCPTGVATQNAWLTRGLDPGLKSVRAANYLRSWRREMLKLAEACGVVHPAHPWRQRGDPARAASGHAAVAAGRLRLARLGSAVAGAGRRPARAHARRPARRLRRALGDGAGAPAALTTGEDGSSCTDPPRGRAAYRRGSPRVHRSSPATSGIPERMPAHPPRRRAAYRRGSLRVDPSSPAERSPAPTLSREVMSQPPRAG is encoded by the coding sequence ATGACCTCGTGGACCCGACTCGCCGCCGCGCTGCCCGCCGCCGGCCTCGCCGCGCTGGCGGCGCACGACCTGCTGCAGAAGAAGCACGCGATCCTGCGCACCTTCCCCGTCATCGGGCACGCGCGCTACGCCGTGGAGAAGATCGGCCCCGAGCTGCGCCAGTACATCGTCGCCGGGGACAACGAGGAGCGGCCCTTCAGCCGCGACCAGCGCCGGTGGGTCTACGCCAGCAGCAAGCAGGAGAACCCCTACTTCGGCTTCGGCACCGACAACGACATCGAGCACGACGAGGGCTACGCCATCCTCAAGCACGCCACCTTCGCCGAGGTCGCGCCCTCGGTCGACCCGCACGCCGGGGAGTCCACCGACCTGCCGTGCGCCAAGGTGCTGGGGGCGGCCCGGGGGCGGGCCCGGGCCTTCCGGCCGCGCTCGGCCATCAACGTCTCCGCCATGAGCTACGGCTCGTTGTCGGGTCCGGCGATCGAGGCGCTCAACCGCGGCTGCCGCGAGGCCGGGGCGCTGCACAACACCGGGGAGGGCGGCATCAGCGTGCACCACCAGCACGGGGCCGACCTCGTCTTCCAGATCGGCACCGCCTACTTCGGGTGCCGCGACGACCGGGGCCGCTTCGACCTGTCGCGGCTCAAGGACCTCGTGTCCGCCAACCCGGTGCGGGCGCTGGAGGTCAAGCTCTCACAGGGCGCCAAGCCGGGCCTGGGTGGTCTGCTGCCCAAGGACAAGATCACCGAGGAGATCGCCGGCATCCGCGGCATCTCGCGCGACCGGGACTGCCACTCCCCCAGCCGGCACGCGGAGTTCTCCGACATCGACAGCATGCTGGACTTCGTCGAGCTGCTGGCCGCGGAGACTGGGCTGCCGGTCGGCATCAAGTCGGCGGTCGGCGACCAGCGGATGTGGAGCGACCTGGCGCGGGCCATGGACGGCGGCGCCCGCGGGGTGGACTTCATCACCGTCGACGGCGGCGAGGGCGGCACCGGTGCCGCTCCGCTGCCCTTCGCCGACTCGGTGGCGCTGCCCTTCCGCGTCGGCTTCCCCCGGGTGTATGCCGAGTTCGCCCGGCGCGGCATCGCCCAGGACGTCGTCTTCGTCGGCGGCGGCAAGCTCGGCCTGCCCACCAACGCCGCCGTCGCCTTCGCCCTCGGCGTCGACCTGTGCCACGTGGCGCGGGAGGCGATGCTCTCCATCGGCTGCATCCAGGCCCAGCGCTGCCACGACGACCACTGCCCGACCGGCGTCGCCACCCAGAACGCCTGGCTGACCCGCGGGCTGGACCCCGGCCTCAAGTCGGTGCGTGCCGCCAACTACCTGCGCTCCTGGCGGCGGGAGATGCTCAAGCTCGCGGAGGCGTGCGGCGTCGTGCACCCCGCTCATCCGTGGCGACAGCGTGGAGATCCTGCTCGGGCAGCGTCAGGCCACGCCGCTGTGGCAGCAGGTCGGCTACGACTCGCCCGACTGGGGTCTGCCGTCGCCGGAGCAGGACGCCGCCCTGCACGAGCTCATGCGCGGCGCCCCGCACGGCGGCTCCGCCGAGCCCTCGGCGACGGCGCGGGAGCACCTGCCGCACTGACGACCGGAGAGGATGGCTCCTCGTGCACCGATCCTCCCCGGGGACGGGCGGCATACCGGAGAGGAAGCCCGCGCGTGCACCGATCCTCCCCGGCGACGAGCGGCATACCGGAGAGGATGCCCGCCCATCCTCCCCGGCGACGGGCGGCATACCGGAGAGGATCCTTGCGCGTGGACCCGTCCTCTCCGGCCGAACGGTCGCCCGCCCCGACTCTCAGCCGCGAGGTCATGTCTCAGCCCCCTCGAGCAGGCTGA